In a single window of the Nicotiana tomentosiformis chromosome 8, ASM39032v3, whole genome shotgun sequence genome:
- the LOC138897730 gene encoding uncharacterized protein, giving the protein MTSHQDDKTYLQVVNIAMRMESFDKIATEARDNSKKAGTTCIYSGFSVRAINIQGNAFWVRKVVSTAMIRVILRETVHCLDKLRGKLQPDRKHPLGGGKPARFYAFLDRLNAEASNRVIIGILSVCGRLGYVLVDPGSTFSYVSHYLCVEFGKAPEKLGVPFEVSTPIGESVKVEYIFRNCIITVQGREMFADLNLLDMVDFDIIAGMDWLSSFHATVDCHVKTVTFSFIGEYPIIIRGEVGTLVGKLISYLKARKLVSSECLAYLAHMQDMKIGSLVLESVPTVKEFSDVFLDDLQGIPPDREIEFGIDALLGTQPISIPPYRIAPSELNELKNQLQELLDKDFIRPNVSSWGAPVLFVKKKDGSLRMCIDYHQLNKYIFKQKELNKRQRRWLELLKDYDCNILYHPGKANVVADALSRRSMESLTRLCVVECPIVKEAQQIASQGVRLDEKYDGRLIASMGAKSTLLEQVKAKQFDHPSLLKLKEGVLSGKIKNFALDENGVMRLDGRLCVPNVDDLRREIMVEAHSSRGAQFTAQFWQSFQEGLGNRVNLSITFHPQTNGQAERTIQTLEDMLRARVLDFKGNCDDHLPQIEFAYNNSYQASIQIDPFEALCGR; this is encoded by the exons ATGACTTCACATCAGGATGACAAGACTTATCTTCAGGTTGTCAATATCGCTATGCGTATGGAGTCTTTTGATAAAATCGCCACGGAAGCTAGAGATAATAGCAAGAAGGCTGGAACAACATGTATTTATAGTGGATTTTCAGTTAGGG CAATAAACATCCAGGGAAATGCCTTTTGGGTCAGAAAGGTTGTTTCCACTGCCATGATCCGGGTCATATTAAGAGAGACTGTCCACTGCTTGGACAAGCTCCGGGGAAAACTCCAACCAGACAGGAAACATCCATTG GGAGGAGGCAAACCAGCCAGATTCTATGCATTTCTAGACAGGCTGAATGCTGAGGCGTCTAACAGAGTTATTATAGGTATTCTCTCGGTTTGTGGTCGCCTTGGTTATGTATTAGTTGATCCTGGTTCAACTTTCTCCTATGTGTCTCATTATTTATGTGTTGAGTTTGGAAAAGCACCAGAAAAATTAGGGGTTCCATTTGAGGTTTCCACACCTATAGGGGAATCTGTTAAAGTTGAGTATATATTCAGAAATTGCATCATCACAGTTCAGGGCCGAGAAATGTTTGCCGATTTGAACTTGTtagatatggtagactttgacatCATAgctggcatggattggttatcttcttTTCATGCTACAGTTGATTGCCACGTCAAGACGGTTACATTCTCATTTATTGGGGAATATCCAATTATAATTAGAGGTGAAGTGGGTACGCTTGTGGGTAagcttatttcttaccttaaggctagaAAACTAGTGAGCAGCGAGTGTTTGGCGTATCTAGCACATATGCAGGATATGAAAATTGGCTCCCTAGTGCTTGAATCAGTACCGACCGTGAAAGAGTTTTCAGACGTGTTCTTGGATGATCTCCAAGGAAtaccaccagatagggagattgagtttGGCATAGACGCATTACTAGGAACTCAACCAATCTCGATTCCTCCTTACAGAATAGCTCCATCTGAGCTAAATGAACTCAAGAACCAGTTACAAGAACTCTTAGATAAGGATTTTATTCGACCTAATGTTTCATCCTGGGGTGCTccagtgttgttcgtgaagaaaaaagatggttctctacggatgtgtatagattatcatcAGCTGAATAAG TATatattcaagcagaaagagttgaataaGAGACAACgcaggtggttggagttgcttaaagattatgattgtAATATCCTTTATCATCCCGGCAAAGCGAATGTGGTTGCTGATGCTTTGAGCAGAAGATCCATGGAGAGTTTGACCAGGTTGTGTGTGGTCGAATGTCCAATAGTTAAGGAAGCCCAACAAATAGCTAGCCAAGGGGTTCGTCTCGATGAGAAGTATGATGGAAGGTTGATAGCAAGTATGGGTGCTAAGTCTACTTTATTAGAGCAAGTTAAAGCCAAACAATTTGATCACCCTAGTTTGCTTAAGCTCAAGGAAGGTGTCCTCAGTGGCAAAATTAAGAATTTTGCACTTGATGAGAATGGTGTGATGAGACTTGATGGCCGCTTAtgcgtgcctaatgtagatgatcTTCGAAGGGAAATTATGGTAGAAGCTCATAGCTCCAG GGGTGCACAGTTTACTGCCCAGTTCTGGCAGAGTTTTCAGGAAGGTCTCGGTAACCGAGTTAATCTGAgtataacttttcaccctcaaacgAACGGACAGGCCGAGAGGACAATTCAGACTTTGGAAGATATGTTACGAGCACGTGTTCTTGATTTTAAAGGAAACTGTGATGATCATCTACCTCagattgagtttgcatataataacagttatcaagCAAGCATTCAAATTGACCCATTTGAGGCCCTATGTGGGAGGTGA